The Desulfuromonadales bacterium genome includes a region encoding these proteins:
- the glmU gene encoding bifunctional UDP-N-acetylglucosamine diphosphorylase/glucosamine-1-phosphate N-acetyltransferase GlmU: MYEGKIAAVILAAGRGTRMKSALPKVLHAVVGLPMVLFPARLAKALGCDPTVLVVGHEAAAVKSALAGEGLQFALQEEQLGTGHALLCAREQLADFTGTLLLLCGDVPLLRAETLERLLAFHQAQTATVTVLTAEMTDPHGYGRIVRDGEEVLRIVEEKDASLKEKAIREINTGIYAFEAPFVFEALGKVGRDNAQGEYYLTDVLALARAAGRKVCALVAGDPEETMGINDRIQLARAGLLMRRRINAALMRSGVTLVDPATAYIEPQVRIGEDTVVHPGVHLRGATVIGRDCLIEPGAMLIDSALADRVHIKAGSVIEGSEIGTGSVIGPMAHLRPGNHLAGENKVGNFVEMKKARLGRKSQASHLTYIGDAVVGERVNFGCGTITCNYDGVNKYQTTVGDDVFVGSDVQFIAPVSIGSGSVIGAGSTITKDVPADALAISRSEQKNIEGWAAKRRAKRQKIN; encoded by the coding sequence ATGTACGAGGGGAAGATAGCTGCCGTCATCCTCGCCGCCGGCCGCGGGACGCGGATGAAGTCGGCGCTGCCGAAGGTCCTGCATGCCGTGGTCGGACTGCCGATGGTCCTCTTTCCAGCGCGGCTGGCCAAGGCGCTGGGGTGTGACCCGACCGTGCTGGTCGTCGGTCACGAAGCGGCGGCGGTCAAGTCGGCGCTGGCCGGCGAAGGCCTTCAGTTCGCCCTGCAGGAAGAGCAACTGGGAACCGGACACGCCCTGCTCTGCGCGCGCGAGCAACTGGCCGATTTTACCGGGACCCTGCTGCTGCTGTGCGGCGACGTGCCGCTGCTGCGCGCCGAAACGCTCGAACGCCTTCTCGCCTTTCATCAGGCGCAGACGGCTACGGTGACGGTGCTCACCGCGGAGATGACCGACCCGCACGGCTACGGCCGCATCGTCCGCGACGGTGAGGAGGTGCTGCGCATCGTCGAGGAGAAGGACGCCTCGCTCAAGGAAAAGGCGATCCGCGAGATCAACACGGGGATTTACGCCTTCGAGGCGCCCTTCGTTTTCGAAGCTCTCGGGAAGGTGGGCCGGGACAACGCCCAGGGGGAATACTATCTGACCGACGTGCTGGCTCTCGCCCGCGCCGCCGGCCGCAAAGTCTGCGCCCTGGTGGCCGGCGACCCCGAAGAGACGATGGGGATCAACGACCGGATACAACTGGCCCGGGCCGGCCTGCTGATGCGTCGCCGCATCAATGCGGCGCTGATGCGCTCAGGGGTCACCCTGGTCGACCCGGCGACGGCCTACATCGAACCGCAGGTCCGCATCGGTGAGGATACGGTCGTTCATCCCGGCGTCCACCTGCGTGGTGCCACCGTCATCGGCCGCGACTGCCTCATCGAGCCCGGCGCCATGCTCATCGACAGTGCTCTGGCCGACCGGGTCCACATCAAGGCCGGCTCGGTCATCGAAGGTTCCGAGATCGGAACCGGCTCCGTCATCGGGCCGATGGCCCACCTGCGCCCCGGCAATCATCTGGCCGGAGAGAACAAGGTTGGCAACTTCGTCGAGATGAAGAAGGCCCGCCTCGGCCGCAAGAGCCAGGCGAGTCACCTCACCTATATCGGCGATGCCGTGGTCGGCGAGCGGGTCAACTTTGGCTGCGGCACCATCACCTGCAACTACGACGGCGTCAATAAATACCAGACCACCGTCGGCGATGACGTCTTCGTCGGCTCGGATGTCCAGTTCATCGCGCCGGTCAGCATCGGCAGCGGCAGCGTGATCGGCGCCGGCTCCACCATCACCAAGGATGTCCCCGCCGACGCCCTCGCCATCTCGCGCAGCGAGCAGAAGAACATCGAAGGCTGGGCGGCGAAAAGGCGCGCCAAACGGCAGAAAA
- a CDS encoding MXAN_5187 C-terminal domain-containing protein, whose translation MKDRDAIAHELNALEQGQKELEILYEQYFAGIEKREPVKAREDLALRLRRFANRRIMQTDLRFRYQNLATRYHSYSGHWDRILRLMDESRYPRHLQRAPAVPGGQSAAAAVSAAHDDVETVYRQLLEAGRMHKTGIAIPDRQQIAAFLERQKEKIRDKFGDREVEFRVVTEDGKPKIKVRAKS comes from the coding sequence ATGAAGGACCGCGACGCCATCGCCCATGAACTGAACGCCCTCGAACAGGGCCAGAAAGAGTTGGAAATACTCTACGAGCAGTATTTTGCCGGCATCGAGAAGCGGGAGCCGGTCAAGGCACGGGAGGACCTGGCTCTTCGCCTGCGGCGTTTTGCCAACCGGCGCATCATGCAGACCGATCTGCGCTTCAGGTATCAGAACCTCGCCACCCGCTATCACAGCTATTCCGGCCACTGGGACCGCATCCTGCGATTGATGGACGAGAGCCGCTATCCCCGCCACCTGCAGCGTGCCCCGGCCGTTCCAGGGGGGCAATCGGCAGCGGCCGCAGTGTCCGCCGCGCATGACGACGTCGAAACGGTTTACCGGCAACTTCTGGAAGCGGGCCGGATGCACAAAACCGGAATCGCCATTCCGGATCGGCAACAGATTGCCGCCTTCCTGGAACGGCAGAAGGAAAAGATCCGGGACAAGTTCGGCGATCGGGAAGTGGAATTCCGGGTGGTGACCGAGGACGGCAAGCCGAAAATCAAGGTCCGCGCAAAGAGTTGA